From one Dama dama isolate Ldn47 chromosome 4, ASM3311817v1, whole genome shotgun sequence genomic stretch:
- the C4H19orf81 gene encoding putative uncharacterized protein C19orf81 homolog yields the protein MQQEVEPLCSSAMGNPGMHREAGALLVDRENPEETQARSLGRPVKSSKQYLRQVIAEYEALDRELPCIRKFPMPPAAQPLCLCMETLPEEDLTHVEVLEALEAEFPGAMESGRVSSIRFENMNVICGTAGRRDRWLIMVTDFQTRSRLLRSGLRLRGNLHPLVRHDELLLSDYRLHLRRALVRRRMLEALGAEPTEED from the exons ATGCAACAGGAGGTGGAGCCCCTGTGCTCCTCCGCCATGGGCAACCCCGGCATGCACAGGGAGGCAG GAGCGCTCCTTGTGGACCGAGAGAACCCAGAGGAGACGCAGGCGCGGAGCCTGGGCAGACCTGTCAAATCCTC GAAACAGTATCTGCGTCAGGTCATTGCAGAATACGAGGCGCTGGACCGAGAGCTCCCATGTATCCGCAAGTTCCCCATGCCGCCTGCCGCTCAGCCGCTCTGTCTGTGCATGGAGACCTTG CCTGAAGAGGACCTTACCCACGTGGAGGTGCTGGAGGCCCTGGAAGCCGAGTTCCCCGGGGCCATGGAGAGTGGGCGCGTGAGCAGCATCCGCTTTGAGAACATGAACGTCATCTGTGGGACTGCTGGGCGCCGGGACCG GTGGCTCATCATGGTCACGGACTTCCAGACTCGCTCGCGCCTGCTGCGCTCGGGGCTCCGACTCCGCGGGAACCTGCACCCTCTCGTGCGCCACGACGAACTGCTGCTGAGCGATTACCGCCTGCACCTGCGCCGCGCCCTGGTCCGACGGCGCATGCTCGAGGCTCTGGGGGCGGAGCCGACCGAAGAAGACTGA
- the LOC133054724 gene encoding ubiquitin-like protein FUBI — protein MQLFVRAQELHTLEVTGQETVAQIKAHVALLEGIAPEDQVLLLAGTPLEDEATLGQCGVEALSTLEVAGRMLGGKVHGSLARAGKVRGQTPKVAKREKKKKKTGRAKRRRQYNRRFVNVVPIFGKKKGSNANS, from the coding sequence ATGCAGCTCTTTGTCCGAGCCCAGGAGCTACACACTCTCGAGGTGACCGGCCAGGAGACGGTCGCCCAGATCAAGGCTCATGTAGCTTTGCTGGAGGGCATCGCTCCAGAAGATCAAGTCCTGCTCCTGGCTGGCACACCCCTAGAGGATGAGGCTACTCTGGGCCAGTGTGGCGTGGAGGCTCTGAGCACTCTGGAAGTAGCCGGCCGCATGCTTGGAGGTAAAGTCCATGGTTCCCTGGCCCGTGCTGGGAAAGTGAGAGGTCAGACTCCCAAGGTGGCCAAgcgagagaagaagaagaagaagactggCAGGGCCAAGAGGCGTAGGCAGTACAACCGGCGCTTTGTcaatgttgtgcccatctttggcaAGAAGAAGGGCTCTAATGCTAACTCCTAA